GAGGCCCACCCGTCACCGGCCGGCGTGTTCGACGACGAGTTCGACGAACCGGTCGACGCCGTTCGGGCGGGGGGTGGGTGCCTCGACCCGGTCGAGGAGGGAGACGACGTCATCGACGGACGCGGCGGCGTAGAACCCCACGTCGTCGGCCAGCGCGCGAACGACCCCGCGCTGTTCGGAGGTGTGGGGGAGGACGATACAGGGGGTCCCGGCGACGGCCGCCTCCATCACCGTCGAGTAGCCGCTGCAGACGACGACGGTCGCGCGCTCGATGTAGGGCTGGAGCGACGGTGCGACCGTCCAGTCGTCGCCCCCGACCAGCGTCACCGAGCGCCCCCGCCGTTCGAGCGCCGTCCGGAGGCGGTCCTCGCTGACGGTGAACGCGCTGGGGACGACGAGCACGTCGACGGACGCGTCGAGCGCGCCGCCGGCCGGGGCGATGGGCGGGACTACCTCGGCGCCGGGGATGGTCGGCGCGCCGGTCCACACCTTCGGGAGCGCGAACAGTTCGGCGGTCGCGACCGCGAAGCGGTTGCGGACGCGCGCGCCGACGCGCTCGGCGGTTGTCGTGTAGAACCCGGCGGGGTCGTGCGTGAGGTAGTAGTAGGGCGTCCGCGTGAGGGTGGCGGCGACGGCCGCGGAGATGTCGTCGGCGACGAGGAACGCCGGGCGCTCGCGGCGGAGCCACCCGGCGTAGTCGCGCACCCGGCCGGTCAGGGCCGGGGCCGCCCCCGCGAGCGCGGTTACGGGGTTCCCGCGCTGGTAGCCGTCGATGAGGTCGACGGGCGTCGGCTCGTACTCCCGGTAGCCGTTGCGTTCGACGAAGGTGCGTCCCGGACCGCCCCCGGCGAGGACCGTCTCGTACCCCGCCGTCTCGAGCGCCCGGGTGACCGCGAGCATCCGACTCGCGTGTCCCGCCCCTTCGCAGTAGTGGGCGACGGCCACCCGCGTCCCTCGGTCGGTCACGTCCGGTTACACGGCCGGAGGCCTCACAAGTACTGCGCTTTCGGCGCGTCAGACGTGAACACTATTGCGTCGCGGCGAGAGGGACCAACGGATGAAGCAACTGCTCTCCGCGGCGTCCCGGAACCTCCGGTACGCCGGCGTCGACGCCGTCCGGGAGGTGCTCTGGCGGACCTACCTGTCGGTGCGTCCCCGGACGCCGGCTGACCCGGTGCTCGACGCCGACTGGGACCTGCTGGTGGTGCTCGACGCCTGCCGGGCGGACCTCTTCGAGACGGTCGTCGCCGACGGCGACTACGACTTCGAGGCGGGGCAGACACGCATCTCGCCGGGGAGTTCGTCCGTCGAGTGGCTGGCGGCGGTGTTCGGCGACGCGCCCCCCGGCGCGCTGGCCGACCTCGGGTACGTCACCGCCAACCCCTACAGCGAGGCGCACCTCGACGCCGAGGCGTTCGGCCTCCTCGACGAGGTGTGGCGCGACGCCTGGGACGCGGACCTGGGGACGGTCCCGCCGCGGCCGGTCACCGACCGGGCCGTGGCGGCCGCCCGCGAGGCCGCCCCCGATCGGCTGGTCGTCCACTACATGCAACCGCACTTCCCGGCCATCGCGACGGGGACCGGCGAGCGCCGGACGGCCGAGGCGTGGGGCGACGAACCGATGTCCATTTGGGAGGACCTCCGCTTCGGGGGCGACGCGGACCGGGCGTGGGCCGACTACCGCGCGAACCTCGAACTCGTCCTCGAGGAGGTCACGGCGCTCCTGTCGAACGTCGACGCCGACCGTGCCGTCGTCACGGCGGACCACGGCAACGCGTTCGGCGAGCGCCACATCTACGGCCACCCGGGGGGCGTCGACCTGCCGTGCCTGCGTGAGGTGCCGTGGTGCGAGACGAGCGCGACCGACCGGGGGACTCGTACGGTCCCGACCGACCGCCGGAGCGAGCGGACGACGGTGGACGCGGACGCGGTCGACGCGCGCCTGCGGAGCCTGGGGTACCGGACGTGAGCGCCGACGCCCCCGGGACCGACGGCGAGCGCGAGGCCCCCCCGAACCTCCTCGTCGTCTGTGTGGACTGCCTGCGCGAGGACGTCCTGCGGACCGACCGGACGGTGACGCCGTTCCTCGACGACCTGCGCGAGCGCGGGCTCGCGTGTACGGAGCTGTACGCGACGGCGACGACGACGACCCCCTGCGTCGCCAGCCTGCTGACCGGCACCTACTCCGAGCGCAACGGCCTGCGCTCGTTGCGTCACGGCGAACTCTCGGCCGACGTCCGGTCGCTCGCCGAACTGCTCTCTGACGCCGGC
The nucleotide sequence above comes from Halomarina ordinaria. Encoded proteins:
- a CDS encoding glycosyltransferase, encoding MTDRGTRVAVAHYCEGAGHASRMLAVTRALETAGYETVLAGGGPGRTFVERNGYREYEPTPVDLIDGYQRGNPVTALAGAAPALTGRVRDYAGWLRRERPAFLVADDISAAVAATLTRTPYYYLTHDPAGFYTTTAERVGARVRNRFAVATAELFALPKVWTGAPTIPGAEVVPPIAPAGGALDASVDVLVVPSAFTVSEDRLRTALERRGRSVTLVGGDDWTVAPSLQPYIERATVVVCSGYSTVMEAAVAGTPCIVLPHTSEQRGVVRALADDVGFYAAASVDDVVSLLDRVEAPTPRPNGVDRFVELVVEHAGR